A window from Populus trichocarpa isolate Nisqually-1 chromosome 3, P.trichocarpa_v4.1, whole genome shotgun sequence encodes these proteins:
- the LOC7479244 gene encoding uncharacterized protein LOC7479244 — MGSPFSLTLIILLSLTSVRVEAQGIKSARLLDLLIRDYTLKSSGVRFKTGMVHTVHLPANFSGIKVDAVRFRCGSLRRYGAQVKEFHLGIGVTLQPCAERLVVIRQNLDLNWSPIYYANYDLSGYQLVSPILGLLAYNFGSDVNVSDSFEIGIHAGEKPITIDFSNASTTANVSGVRPLCASFENDGRVIIKVPESLFVCVAKRHGHYGLVIKSPPAPPPSMQMIKRKISLWKVVVGSSVGTALGVFLLGMLFVAMFVQVKKKARMEEMERRAYEEEALQVSMVGHVRAPTATVTRTTPIIEHGSRPYPS; from the coding sequence ATGggttctcccttctctctcacatTGATAATTCTTCTTTCATTAACTTCAGTGAGAGTTGAAGCTCAAGGGATCAAATCTGCTCGTTTACTTGATCTACTCATCAGAGACTACACACTTAAGTCCAGTGGCGTACGCTTCAAGACAGGCATGGTACACACTGTACACTTGCCAGCAAATTTCTCCGGCATCAAAGTCGATGCGGTGAGGTTTCGATGTGGCAGTCTAAGAAGATACGGCGCTCAAGTTAAGGAATTCCATCTGGGTATTGGTGTAACCTTGCAGCCATGTGCTGAGAGACTCGTGGTAATTAGACAAAACTTGGATCTTAACTGGTCCCCTATATATTATGCCAACTATGATTTATCAGGATATCAACTTGTGTCACCTATTTTAGGCCTTTTAGCTTACAATTTTGGTAGTGATGTGAACGTTAGCGACTCTTTTGAGATCGGAATTCATGCTGGAGAAAAACCAATTACTATAGACTTCAGCAATGCATCAACTACTGCCAATGTATCGGGAGTTAGGCCATTGTGTGCTAGTTTTGAAAATGATGGTAGGGTGATAATTAAAGTCCCAGAATCACTTTTTGTTTGTGTAGCTAAAAGGCATGGGCATTATGGTTTGGTGATTAAGTCACCGCCAGCGCCACCACCATCAATGCAGATGATAAAAAGGAAGATCAGCTTGTGGAAAGTGGTGGTTGGGAGCTCAGTTGGGACTGCGTTGGGTGTGTTTTTATTGGGGATGCTTTTTGTGGCAATGTTTGTTCAGGTAAAGAAGAAAGCAAGAATGGAGGAAATGGAGAGAAGAGCTTACGAAGAGGAAGCTCTTCAAGTATCGATGGTTGGACATGTCAGGGCTCCTACAGCAACTGTTACTCGGACGACGCCTATAATTGAGCATGGGTCTAGACCTTATCCTTCTTGA
- the LOC7465829 gene encoding protein STAY-GREEN homolog, chloroplastic: MGSLAVAPFLPLKLRPSIFDQNSSLFPSKKKLKRKNQSISPVARLFGPSIFEASKLKVLFLGVDEKKHPGNLPRTYTLTHSDITAKLTLAISQTINNSQLQGWSNKLYRDEVVAEWKKVKGKMSLHVHCHISGGHFLLDLCCRLRYFIFRKELPVVLKAFFHGDGNLFSSYPELQEALVWVYFHSNIPEFNKVECWGPLKDAAAPCTAESGGPTENKEQASNWNLPEPCQENCKCCFPPMSLIPWSEMVPQENKNNPSTQQSFQQAQQP; this comes from the exons ATGGGCTCTCTGGCAGTTGCTCCCTTTCTTCCTTTAAAGCTAAGACCCTCTATATTTGATCAAAACAGCTCTCTCTTtccttcaaagaaaaaactcaagagGAAGAACCAATCTATCAGTCCT GTGGCAAGGTTATTTGGGCCATCTATTTTTGAGGCATCAAAACTGAAGGTGTTGTTTTTAGGGGTTGATGAGAAGAAACATCCAGGGAATCTGCCAAGGACTTATACACTAACACATAGTGATATTACAGCTAAACTTACTTTAGCCATCTCACAAACCATCAACAATTCTCAG TTGCAGGGATGGTCCAACAAATTGTACAGAGATGAAGTGGTGGCAGAGTGGAAGAAAGTAAAGGGAAAGATGTCTCTCCATGTTCACTGCCATATAAGTGGAGGCCATTTTCtcctagatttatgttgtagaCTTAGATATTTCATCTTCCGCAAAGAACTTCCTGTG GTATTGAAGGCCTTCTTTCATGGAGATGGGAATTTGTTTAGCAGCTATCCTGAATTGCAGGAGGCTTTAGTTTGGGTTTACTTTCATTCCAACATTCCAGAATTCAACAAGGTAGAGTGCTGGGGTCCACTCAAGGATGCCGCAGCACCTTGTACTGCTGAATCTGGCGGGCCCACTGAGAACAAGGAGCAAGCAAGCAACTGGAACTTGCCTGAGCCATGCCAAGAGAACTGTAAGTGTTGCTTTCCACCAATGAGCTTGATCCCATGGTCCGAAATGGTTCCCCAAGAGAACAAGAATAATCCAAGCACCCAGCAGAGCTTTCAACAAGCTCAACAACCCTAA
- the LOC7465828 gene encoding protein FIZZY-RELATED 2, with translation MADPTMSPPNQSQLNVAASTTQRRQHHLNLESLAPSPSSSEHVNRLINSNHYISPSRPIYSDRFIPCRSSSNFALFNISLPSPSATAGSSPGDGGKEDNPNAYAALLRNALFGPQTPDKKDWGTGAAGRNIFRYKTETRQSMHSLSPFGFDGLSGPGVSNVAIKAPRKVSRSPYKVLDAPALHDDFYLNLVDWSSHNVLAVGLGTCVYLWNACSSKVTKLCDLGNDDGVCSVGWAHRGTHLAVGTSNGKVQIWDASRCKRIRIMEGHRLRVGALAWSSSMLSSGSRDKSILQRDIRAQEDFVSKLSGHKSEVCGLKWSYDNRELASGGNDNRLFVWNQHSTQPVLKYCEHTAAVKAIAWSPHLHGLLASGGGTADRCIRFWNTTTNSHLSCMDTGSQVCNLVWSKNVNELVSTHGYSQNQIIVWRYPTMSKLATLTGHTYRVLYLAISPDGQTIVTGAGDETLRFWNVFPSPKSQNTESEIGASSLGRTTIR, from the exons ATGGCCGATCCCACGATGTCACCGCCAAACCAATCGCAGCTCAACGTTGCAGCTTCCACGACGCAACGTCGTCAACATCATTTAAATCTTGAAAGCCTAGCTCCATCACCGTCATCATCGGAACATGTCAACCGTCTGATTAATTCTAATCATTATATTTCCCCCTCGAGACCTATTTACTCCGATAGGTTTATTCCCTGTAGATCCAGCTCGAATTTCGCTCTTTTCAACATCTCTTTGCCCTCGCCTTCTGCAACCGCGGGTAGTTCGCCGGGGGACGGAGGGAAGGAGGACAATCCCAATGCGTATGCGGCGTTACTCAGGAATGCACTTTTTGGTCCTCAGACTCCGGATAAGAAAGACTGGGGGACAGGGGCGGCTGGACGGAATATTTTCCGGTACAAGACGGAGACTAGGCAGTCAATGCACTCGCTTTCGCCTTTCGGGTTTGATGGTTTAAGTGGTCCTGGTGTTAGTAATGTTGCTATTAAGGCTCCTAGGAAGGTTTCTAGATCACCTTATAAG GTATTGGATGCCCCTGCATTgcatgatgatttttatttgaatttggtGGATTGGTCGTCGCATAATGTGTTGGCAGTGGGGTTAGGGACTTGTGTGTATTTATGGAATGCTTGTAGTAGCAAG GTGACCAAATTGTGTGATTTGGGGAATGATGATGGTGTATGTTCAGTAGGATGGGCTCATCGTGGTACACATCTTGCTGTTGGAACCAGCAATGGGAAAGTTCAG ATTTGGGATGCTTCACGCTGTAAAAGGATTAGAATCATGGAGGGTCATCGATTGCGAGTTGGGGCCTTGGCCTGGAGTTCATCAATGCTGTCTTCTGGTAGCCGGGATAAGAGCATTCTTCAACGAGATATACGAGCACAAGAAGACTTTGTTAGTAAACTCTCTGGACACAAGTCAGAG GTTTGTGGACTGAAGTGGTCTTATGATAACCGTGAGTTAGCATCAGGCGGAAATGATAATCGA CTTTTTGTTTGGAATCAACATTCAACCCAACCTGTGCTAAAATACTGTGAGCATACAGCGGCTGTAAAAGCAATTGCTTGGTCACCCCATCTTCATGGACTTCTTGCATCCGGGGGTGGGACTGCTGACCGGTGTATACGATTCTGGAATACAACCACCAACTCACATCTCAGCTGCATGGACACCGGCAGTCag GTGTGCAATCTTGTGTGGTCTAAGAATGTCAATGAACTAGTCAGCACACATGGATACTCCCAAAACCAAATAATAGTATGGAGATACCCCACCATGTCAAAG TTGGCAACTCTGACAGGCCATACATACAGAGTTCTTTATCTTGCCATCTCACCAGACGGACAG ACAATTGTCACTGGAGCTGGAGATGAAACTCTGCGGTTTTGGAATGTGTTCCCTTCCCCTAAATCTCAG AACACAGAGAGTGAAATTGGAGCATCATCTCTGGGTAGAACTACAATCCGGTGA